The Toxoplasma gondii ME49 chromosome XII, whole genome shotgun sequence genome includes a region encoding these proteins:
- a CDS encoding hypothetical protein (encoded by transcript TGME49_217915): MRPAQKQVKKGVRHLNSNPLSRNHHDQGLNGNAKQRQNIPEFSHLTTSGNGISEVPVTAELLHAPVAQEGDTFFVQTNRRASFCGNEAERSTSGKWFPQVPTEKVALTLEEAKTVLGECSRMGDMLQGIFEDFLCASPADAGNKEADELSMDGEAGSHERSTAGTGTISITMSGKWGKVDSSANGVHSPVGPARDEASASIASPLVVSSPLKSDAKKRERELIGETSMTCQAGEESSSGEVLPKEELSCNTYHGGADSPLVTGQTDEEDQGRQRLPKVDSTGGAKNSALKNELLKCQATCEEVAMKMLNQYIQAEKDDVQEQKALAALHLRAGQDLCVSGSNLQLDSDLLTAACGDLLDSRQIIKSTFQQISDESNEPTADTTNARRSYLAPTKSVQNRLRCTRTLGGLK, translated from the exons ATGAGACCAGCTCAAAAACAAGTGAAGAAGGGGGTGAGACACCTAAATTCTAACCCCCTTTCAAGAAACCACCATGACCAAGGACTGAATGGGAACGCGAAACAACGTCAAAATATCCCCGAGTTCTCACATTTAACAACATCTGGAAATGGGATTTCTGAGGTGCCCGTTACGGCAGaactgctgcatgcaccggtCGCTCAGGAAGGTGATACCTTCTTTGTACAAACAAACCGAAGAGCATCTTTTTGTGGAAACGAAGCCGAACGATCAACTTCCGGAAAATGGTTTCCTCAAGTTCCCACAGAGAAGGTGGCGCTAACActggaagaagcaaaaacTGTATTGGGAGAGTGTAGCCGAATGGGGGACATGCTCCAAGGCATTTTTGAAGATTTTCTTTGTGCATCGCCGGCAGACGCTGGCAATAAAGAGGCAGATGAGCTGTCTAtggacggagaagcagggtCCCATGAACGGAGCACTGCTGGCACTGGCACGATTAGTATAACTATGAGTGGTAAATGGGGTAAGGTTGATAGCAGTGCGAATGGAGTTCATTCTCCCGTTGGTCCGGCTAGGGATGAAGCCTCAGCAAGTATtgcttcgcctctcgtcGTTTCTTCACCGCTTAAATCCGATGCTAAGAAACGTGAAAGAGAGCTCATCGGAGAGACGAGTATGACGTGCcaagcaggagaagagagctcCAGTGGTGAGGTTCTTCCAAAGGAAGAGCTGTCCTGCAACACGTATCACGGGGGCGCAGACAGCCCCTTAGTTACCGGCCAGACAGATGAGGAGGATcagggaagacagaggctgCCTAAAGTGGACAGTACCGGGGGTGCGAAGAACTCTGCCTTGAAGAACGAACTTCTTAAGTGTCAAGCCACTTGCGAAGAAGTAGCCATGAAAATGTTGAACCAGTACAtccaggcagagaaggatGATGTACAGGAACAGAAGGCACTGGCGGCTCTACACCTTAGAGCCGGACAAGATTTGTGCGTCAGCGGATCTAATCTTCAGCTAGACTCCGACCTGCTTACAGCTGCGTGTGGGGACTTACTCGATTCTCGGCAAATAATTAAAAGTACCTTTCAACAG ATAAGTGACGAAAGCAACGAACCAACCGCAGACACAACCAATGCGCGCCGCTCGTACTTGGCTCCAACAAAATCTGTTCAGAATCGACTACGCTGTACACGAACGCTAGGAGGGTTGAAGTGA